From Acidobacteriota bacterium, one genomic window encodes:
- a CDS encoding rod shape-determining protein RodA — translation MVAIIEKRDLRDFDWLTTLLALAIAAFGVWQIHNATPTESIWTKQIFGIVIAFVAFLIVAFTDYRRLIDSAPVFYVIALVMLLLVLTPLGVQVNGQKAWVRLPLVGQFQPSEFAKIPTVLMLAKYFGARKGGTLQLREMLLGGAIFAGPILLILLEPDAGQAITYFPILAAMFFLSGIKARYVVLAVVAAAIFVPSAYIIGVKSGKIKTYQQERINAIIDPDSVDPRGYGYHTIQSTITVGKGGLAGNQGDTETSQSVLKFLPEPQTDFIFAVTAENTGFIGCISLLLAYALLLSGMISGARDASDRAGMLVIMSIVCGMAFQIFMNVGMALGILPVIGVPLPLMSAGLSAILSTFVAIGFVVSVKLRRFVN, via the coding sequence ATGGTAGCGATAATCGAAAAACGCGATCTAAGGGATTTTGACTGGCTGACGACGTTGCTGGCATTAGCTATTGCTGCGTTTGGTGTCTGGCAGATACATAATGCGACACCGACCGAATCCATCTGGACCAAGCAGATATTCGGGATCGTCATCGCGTTTGTCGCGTTTCTAATTGTCGCGTTTACCGATTATCGGCGACTGATCGATTCGGCTCCGGTTTTTTATGTCATTGCTTTGGTGATGCTGCTGCTTGTCTTGACCCCGCTTGGTGTTCAGGTCAATGGCCAGAAAGCATGGGTCAGGCTGCCCCTTGTTGGCCAGTTTCAACCGTCGGAATTCGCCAAAATACCGACAGTCCTAATGCTCGCTAAGTATTTTGGAGCCCGGAAGGGAGGAACTCTGCAGCTGAGAGAGATGCTTCTCGGCGGAGCTATCTTTGCGGGACCGATCCTGTTGATCCTACTCGAGCCTGATGCGGGACAGGCGATAACTTATTTTCCAATACTGGCCGCTATGTTTTTCCTTTCCGGGATCAAGGCCAGATATGTGGTGCTTGCTGTTGTTGCCGCTGCCATCTTTGTTCCGTCCGCCTACATTATCGGTGTCAAATCCGGCAAGATCAAGACATATCAGCAGGAGCGTATAAACGCGATCATCGATCCCGACAGCGTTGACCCGCGGGGATATGGATATCATACGATCCAATCAACTATCACGGTCGGGAAGGGCGGACTGGCCGGAAATCAGGGCGATACGGAAACCTCGCAGAGCGTTCTGAAATTTTTGCCCGAGCCGCAAACGGACTTTATTTTCGCAGTGACTGCCGAGAATACGGGTTTCATCGGCTGTATTTCACTGTTGCTCGCATATGCTCTCTTGTTATCGGGAATGATCTCGGGCGCCCGAGATGCGTCGGATCGCGCCGGAATGCTTGTGATAATGTCGATCGTCTGCGGAATGGCGTTTCAAATATTTATGAATGTGGGCATGGCTCTCGGGATTTTGCCGGTTATCGGCGTTCCGCTGCCGCTGATGAGCGCGGGGCTTTCAGCCATTTTGTCGACGTTTGTAGCGATCGGGTTTGTGGTTAGTGTAAAATTGCGACGGTTTGTTAATTAG
- the mrdA gene encoding penicillin-binding protein 2 gives MKIGDQVQNLGVRVVTIQAIAFVLLGLLGARLYYLQIVRGEYFSERAENQRVRFIPIPAPRGAILDRNGKLLVDSRPTYNVVLSNEPLKKINVADRVEEYSRGLNLEHQFVVERLNLIKTQNEFETMVLKENVDMKDISWVESHALEFPELRVELQPQRYYPLGTTLAHVLGYVGEISPNQLKEPEFQEKGFRPGDIVGKGGLEQYYDEYLRGRPGYRKVLVDSKGRVQSELDVVKPQAGQDMVTTIDLDVQLRAEKQLADSVTKRGTIAAMDPNNGEMLAMASAPSFDPNIFVRGSATPEGRRAIAAYWQEKSRPLFNRAIQGRYPPGSTWKIPESLAGLQQGAITVEHSNLVCGGGIKIGSKFTRCMGSHGSPPLSYAITKSCDGYYYRLALKMKIEGVIQMVETFGYDKPSGIDLPNEKVSQTPKSWMPWVVKNEGGWSDIRTVYSGIGQDTVVVTPISMLRTVASIGMRGKMYTPHFLKSFQPIAAVGTEGESDYFAPRAAFGFQHPEPRIIEATPAQWDMVIKGMWGVVNGGGTAGAIRIPDFEIAGKTGTAQVAELGKDVGDKKDHAWFVSFAPAYKPEIAVIALIENVGFGGSHAAPAVKGVYESYRIARGQVTAPKETPKETVAKN, from the coding sequence ATGAAGATCGGCGATCAGGTGCAGAATCTAGGTGTCAGGGTTGTTACCATCCAGGCCATAGCATTCGTTTTGCTCGGCCTGCTTGGTGCTCGTTTGTATTACCTGCAGATCGTTCGCGGCGAGTATTTTAGCGAGCGGGCCGAGAATCAGCGCGTTCGGTTCATTCCTATTCCTGCTCCGCGCGGGGCAATTCTGGATCGAAATGGAAAATTACTCGTTGATTCGCGTCCAACCTACAACGTAGTGCTTTCGAACGAGCCCCTGAAAAAGATCAACGTGGCGGACCGGGTCGAGGAATATTCGAGAGGCCTTAACCTCGAACATCAATTCGTTGTCGAGCGACTTAATCTGATAAAAACCCAAAATGAATTCGAAACGATGGTTCTCAAAGAGAACGTCGACATGAAGGACATCTCCTGGGTCGAGTCGCACGCGCTTGAGTTTCCCGAACTCCGAGTTGAGTTACAGCCGCAGCGATATTATCCGCTGGGAACGACGCTCGCACACGTACTTGGATACGTTGGCGAGATCAGCCCGAATCAGCTTAAGGAGCCAGAGTTTCAAGAGAAAGGTTTTCGTCCCGGCGATATCGTCGGCAAAGGCGGGCTTGAACAGTATTACGACGAGTATTTGCGCGGACGCCCGGGCTATCGAAAGGTGCTTGTCGACAGCAAAGGGCGGGTTCAAAGCGAACTTGACGTCGTAAAACCGCAGGCCGGTCAGGACATGGTCACGACCATTGATCTTGATGTTCAGCTCAGAGCCGAGAAACAACTCGCCGATTCTGTAACAAAACGCGGGACGATCGCGGCAATGGATCCGAACAACGGCGAAATGCTAGCGATGGCGTCGGCACCGTCGTTCGATCCGAATATTTTTGTTCGCGGCAGCGCGACGCCCGAGGGCCGCCGTGCTATTGCGGCGTATTGGCAGGAAAAGTCACGTCCGCTCTTTAACCGGGCGATCCAGGGCCGTTATCCCCCGGGGTCTACGTGGAAAATTCCGGAATCACTGGCAGGACTGCAGCAGGGAGCCATAACGGTTGAGCATTCTAATTTGGTTTGCGGCGGCGGGATAAAGATAGGTTCTAAATTTACGCGCTGCATGGGCAGCCACGGATCGCCGCCGCTCAGCTACGCGATAACGAAATCATGCGACGGCTACTATTACCGACTAGCCCTTAAGATGAAGATCGAAGGTGTGATCCAGATGGTCGAGACGTTTGGTTATGACAAGCCTTCTGGCATTGATCTGCCTAACGAAAAGGTTTCGCAGACCCCAAAATCATGGATGCCGTGGGTCGTAAAGAACGAGGGTGGTTGGAGCGATATCAGAACGGTGTATTCAGGAATCGGCCAGGATACGGTCGTTGTGACGCCGATATCGATGCTACGCACAGTCGCCAGCATCGGAATGCGCGGAAAGATGTACACGCCGCATTTCTTAAAGTCATTTCAGCCGATCGCCGCCGTTGGTACGGAGGGCGAGAGTGATTATTTTGCGCCGCGTGCTGCTTTCGGGTTCCAGCATCCGGAGCCAAGGATCATCGAAGCGACGCCGGCCCAATGGGATATGGTCATCAAGGGGATGTGGGGCGTAGTCAATGGCGGCGGTACTGCCGGTGCGATCCGTATTCCTGATTTTGAGATCGCCGGCAAAACAGGAACGGCTCAGGTTGCCGAGTTGGGCAAAGACGTCGGCGACAAAAAGGACCACGCATGGTTCGTTAGCTTCGCTCCTGCGTACAAGCCTGAGATCGCGGTGATCGCCCTGATCGAGAATGTCGGTTTCGGCGGCAGCCACGCGGCACCGGCCGTAAAAGGTGTTTACGAATCCTACAGGATCGCCCGCGGACAGGTCACCGCCCCAAAAGAGACCCCAAAGGAAACGGTGGCGAAGAATTAG